The genomic segment CTTTTGGAACTAGGAGGCCAAGCAGGAAGTGAAAGAAAGGGATGTCTCTCCTAGGTCCGGAGATAATTATTCTTTCTGCTCCATTTCTTCAAGGTACATCGGAGGATGAGAAACAGGGATTCCTCACACCTCCCCTACTCAAGTTCTCACGCAGTCTCTCTATGCCTGACACCTCAGAGGACATCCCTCCTCCCCCAGCCATTTCACCCCCTTCACCACCTGCCTACAACTCAGCTGCTGGACCTACACCCAAGAGCTATGGCACAACACGACCAAGCTTTACCCAAAACTCGCCCAATGCAGTGACGACCATAAGCCGGACCACCGACGTCGGTACGTTGAGGCGTGGCTATTTCCGTCAGAGCTCTGAGCACTTTGAGAGCACACGAACTCGGGGGCGTACGCCAGTGCCTGAGAACCCGTATTCAGAGGTGGGCAATAAGACGCTGTATGTGCCAGCAAAACCAGCCCGAAGGAAGGGTATGTTAGTAAAGCAGTCTAACGTGGAAGACAGCCCAGAGAAGACGTGTCACATGCCAACAAGTCCCTCCGGCCCAGTTTCCATGCCTACTACGCCTGTAGAAAGAACATGCTCCTCTATCCCTATTCCCACCATCATTGTAAAGGAGCCATCCACTAGCAGCAGTGGCAAGAGCAGTCAGGGTAGCAGCATGGAAATTGAGCCCACAACCCCTGAACACCCGCCTCTCACACCTGCTGTTGGTGGAAGTGGAGGTTTACGCCCTGAAGACCCCCTTTCACTAAGCAACCCCTTTGCAGCAGCTATTGCTGGAGCAGTACGGGACCGCGAAAAGAGGCTTGAGGCAAAAAAGAACTCGATTGCCTTCCAGTCAATAGATATCGGGGATGATGACTTGAGTGGTCCCACGCCAACCCCTCGCCTTCGCCAGTCCAAGTCCATCGACGAAGGCATGTTTAGCAGCGACGAGCGTCTTCAAAGGATATTAGCCCCTCCTTTGGCAAAGCAGCTCGGTCGCCCTGTTGGTGGCGGTAGTGGAAATATGACAGATTTCAACACTCCTGAGCCCACAGTTGTTCGGGAGCCACTAAACACTAGAACAGGGCAGTGTCCCAACCTGGACAGTCCTGTTAGCCTCCCAGCCACTCCTCCTAAGAGCCACTACAGGGCCAATGGAACCTACCTCCATCCTGTCACTGGCAAGCCGTTGGACCCTAATTCTCCACTAGCTCTGGCCCTTGCAGCTCGTGACCGGGCCATGAAAGAGCAACAAAACCATCCTCAGAATCAGTCCCAAAATAATCCTCAGGTTCAACAAACCCCCAAGCATGAAGCGCAGTCCCTGCCAGTTCAGCAAAGTCACAAACCTGACCTCAACCAGCCTCTATTTATTGACACCAAACTCCGCTCCGGAATCGAGACAAGTTTTGCTGCAATCTCCACGGCAACAATGGGACGGCCTGGCCGAGGTGGCCTTCAAAGACAAATGACGGAGCAGAAGTACGAGTCTGATGGAGCACGGGAAGAGCGGCAGCATCAGGCACTTGAAGAGAGGAAAAGCGCACCAGCAGATGTGGCAGACACATCACAGCCCAAGTCAGCTGGATTACTGATGGTTCACACCAGCACAGACGTAAGCAACAAGGTGAACAACCAAGAGGCCGAGGGGCAGGACAGCAACCGACCGTCTGAGCTGAAAGATCCAAACCAGCCTGATCCTCTTAATTCTTCAACACTGTCCACTCCACAGCCACCCACATCAAGGAGGAGGAGCGTTCCTTTAGGCGAATCCATGGACGAACCTGTTAAACTGCCCTTTCGCATCCCTCCTCCCCCTCTGGCGTCAGTTGACATTGATGAAGAATTTGAGTTCTCAGAACCCCTCCCCCCACCTCTGGAGTTTGCAAACAGTATTGACATTCCTGATGACCAGGCTAGTGCCATTGCAGAGATGATTCAGCAACAGAGACGGAATGGGGGGCCTTCTCTGCCCCCATACCACCCTCATGCCCCACCACCTGTCACTGATCAACACAGAAGGTTGGCAAACAATATGCCCCCCTCGTATCCCCCTCCACCAGACCCAGAGTCAGGGGTAGGTGACTCAGGCATTGAAGAGGTGGACAGCCGCAGTAGTGGGGATCCTCAGCACATGGAGACCACCAGCACAGTGTCTAGCATCTCCACCCTGTCATCAGAAGGAGGCTTCTGTGACAGTGCTTTGGAGAGCCTCTATGCCACTGCAGACGGTCACGCCTTCCTGGTGGATCGGCCCCCTGTGCCACCAAAGCCCAAGAGCAAGTCCGTCATTAATAGAACGTCACTTTATCACGACGCTCTCATTGAAGAGCCACCAGAGTCTTATGGGTCACCACCTCAGgcccctctccctcctccttcgTCCTCTGAACCTCCTAGGACTCCTACTCAAAGGACCTCCAAGCTATGGGGTGATCAGCCCCCTGAGCTACGCAGCCCCCCATCCACACCAGACTCCAAGAACACAGTTATCACTGAGCTGAGCACCATTCTACAGCATATGAATCGCGACAGGCCAACCAAGCCAGGAGAAAGCCTTGACTCCCCAACAGGCACCAGAGGGGGCTTCGGAACAAGGTATGTGAAGTCATTCCTtactttagttttttctttcttctgtccTTTAGATTTTGTTCATgtgtcatttgtttattttgtaccTTTTTCATGTTAGTGCTTAGTTACATAAGAACTTTATTCACTGTAGAGTCTGAGCAAACTCATTTTCTGGCTAATATAGCTTCTAGAAAGCTGTAAAATTTTGTGCATATTGGCTTATAAGCTGATCCACTAATGATTGATCATCATTGATTATACCCAGGGATCCATGAATGCTTAGGCTAAATCTGAAAATAGTCCAAAGTAGTCAAAGACAATTTGGAAGAACATGAAGTTGCTTTATTAAGATGCAGAATTTGATAAGTAAGGTATTAGGATGGAATCCCCCCCCAGAGAGTCTAGACATTGCttatgatgaagatggaggatTGGATGATGCTCTGAGTGACCAGAGTACACACAAGGCACACAGAATAAACCCTGATTGGCTTGTAGAAGGCGAGCAGGAGTATAATTGGAGTAGAATAATGATGTCAGTGTTGAGTTTGACAGTGAGTAGAGAGTAACATGGTGAAAAGAATATGTGAAAAGTactgctgtcagcgttaatctcgttaaaatgatgttaacgcAATAACCGCATTAATGCAGCAAATCTCCATCAGCGAGTTAGTGCGGActgccccgtgcgtggggctgcacggcgtcaacgCGATAGCGCAGTTAGCTCATTAACGCGTGCCGTCCAGCCCCATGCGATCTgcgctaactcgctaacggagatttgctgcgttaatgcggttatggcgttaacgtcattttaacgagattaacgctgacagcactagtgaaaagtgaaaatttgaactcatttttctgtttttgttgtgaCAAGTTTGGTTTTGTGTAGTCACAGTACACTGTGTAGACACAGACATCCAGCTGTTACTTGTGTTTTCATTGTTGATTatagctgttgtgtttttaagaaGAGCCCAAAAGGATTATGGGATTGGGAGGAACATCAGCTTGTTCTGTGAACTGTGTGTGGCTGCAGGGTTTTGCTATATGTGTTGTTTGAAATGGTCGTATGCCTGTTCTGGTTTACACTCTGTTCATCCGTGCATGATGTATGGATGCATCACATTCCAGAATAAAGCTTTGTATGTTAAGCTACTGCCTGCACCCGCTGACATTAGTCAGCCATGTTGAACATTACTTGTGATAATATTTGGTCACTGTGAGAAACGTGAGATTTCACTTTATTGTGGTAGCAGTGGGAATTTTCTTAAGATTTAATGGAAGAGTTACTGTGGGATTCCTCATTGGGAGTGTAAAGGGACTGGCTCTTatttagtgcttttctactcgcCTTTTCACACAAGCAGTTATGTCTATGGTTAAGTGCTTTTGAGCTGACATTCacactgatggatgcatcagagagcaacgtAGGCTTAGTATCGTGCCCAAAGATATTGAGCGTTTAGACTGGAGCAGCtaagggattgaaccaccaaccttcccaTTAGTAGATGACGCTTCTACTACCTGATTTATTTCACTATTTACCTTATCCTCCTCTATGTGACATTTCTTCTGTTTGCTGTCATATTTTACAGTAAATGTCCATGTGAGAAACACAGAGCACCGTGCACATAGCTCGTTTGTTGAACAGCCACAAAGGTTTTCTACATTTCAAAGGCATTAAttggcaaataaataaaaaatgagtttTGTGAGAGGTGCCGCTGCCTAAACATTTGACCACAGCTGTACCTGTTGATGGTTAAAGAATTATCAGTTAGCAAAGCAAGAGTGACATGTTGTGATCGACATAGGCTGGAACAACATTTTGATGGAAACTGCGCCTGAATCAGCCAACCtcatgttttttcatttttttaacccaCATCTCACTCCTGTGAGAGCGAATAAAAAGCACGATAAATAATTCACTGCTTGCATGCATTTTGTATGAACAATCCCATCACTCATCAGAGAGTTGTAGAGAGTGCCACGGAGGTTTTTGTTCCTCTGGGCACTTGTGCTTTCTGATTTAATAAACACTATTAGCTCCACGCAGCGGTGTCCATTTGGGGTAATTGCAGCAGGATGCCCAGCAGCAGGTCCAGTAGGTCCAGCTCTGTGTTCCTCCCTTCATGCTTCATTCCTCGCGCTGTCGTGTTATCGTCATCGTCATCCTCTGCAGCTTAAAGTCGTGTTTGTTGACCTTTAACTTCTGTATTCATTCCAGCTCACGCCTTTCCAGCTTCATCTCCATTTTTTTCCAGTCTCCTGTTGTTCCTTCACCTCTCCTTTCTTCATGCCCCTCTGTGTCTCCCACTCTCACAGGTAGGTTCCCTCATCATCCAACATTCCATCAAAGGCCTGTTTCCACTTATGTGAtcgtatgtatttctgccatgtgacATGGTATAGAAAATGGTATGCTGCTTAAAATGTAGAGTATTTAGTTGCAGAAAGGGTTGGTCTACATTCAGCTTGTTTGTGACAAACAGAGGAACTAAGTACAGTTGTCATTTGAACAATAGAAACAGTAAGGTACTAGAGATCAAAGTTAAGAAAAGGTAAGAGACATTTCTTATAGTTTTCGTACTTTGTACTAAAAGTGTTGGTCTACAAATGTAGAAATGTCCTGTGTTAAAAACCTCTTGCACAGGTGAAACGACACTCAATGCAGAATGATGAAACAGCATGTAAGGGGCTGAATGTCCCAAATGAATCTTGCATTCCTTAAAATGTCTCTAAAATGTAAAAGCAAACCTCTTTTATTCCTATAAAATCACATCAGTGGCGACACACAGGTCCTCTAAAGCCTTCATCAGCAAAAACACCGATACTTACAGAACAATATTTAGAGATGATATCTGTGGATGAGACAGGATGAGTTTTATCTTCCCTACAAGATAAAAACCTAAATGTGTTCAGATCAGTTCCTTTGCTGGATCTAAGAGCCAGATGTTTCCTTGTTTAGAGGCGACTGCAGCGCTCTCGCCAGAGTCACTAAGTTATTTGTAATCGCTTTTCAATTGTCGCACCGATGCATTTGTTTCTCGTGTCAGACGGAGCTTAAACCCCACTCTGTTGTATACATCAGGGTCTCTGATTATCTGCCTGCATTGCCTGCTTTACT from the Oreochromis niloticus isolate F11D_XX linkage group LG1, O_niloticus_UMD_NMBU, whole genome shotgun sequence genome contains:
- the shank2b gene encoding SH3 and multiple ankyrin repeat domains protein 2b isoform X7 encodes the protein MKSIINALKKEVPFREAPAYSKRRRGPSSGDGSGNGQSPSSLSAPRVLLRSNSDNNLAVSQYQQQQHGSPGNWAPHLQQHQHAQHQSHRAPQQGHSQPGSSALHRSLSPQLLQQMPSGSPNGNVVVRTMGRGARSRSPSLSRLGEEARRAAPSQRQPSPSSHGEAVGTRRKLYSAVPGRHFVVVRSYTAQAEGEINLYKGDRVKVLSIGEGGFWEGSAHGQVGWFPADCVEEIPAKATEERNYSRADRADRRKLFRHYTVGSYDSFDASSDCVVDEKTVVLQKKENEGFGFVLRGAKADTPIEEFTPTPAFPALQYLESVDEGGVAWQAGLRTGDFLIEVNQENVVKVGHRQVVNMIRQGGNRLLIKVVTVSRNLDPEDTARKKAPPPPKRAPTTALSMRSKSMTSELEELVDKATLRKKKGDAQKKRIVFQVTLNKVEEMTHAQKTSPVDMKIATIKPRPSSRCLVTPTDMNSLYHDRQGVAVVPPTVPGAFLGIPEKGTMKKQKSIGTSEDEKQGFLTPPLLKFSRSLSMPDTSEDIPPPPAISPPSPPAYNSAAGPTPKSYGTTRPSFTQNSPNAVTTISRTTDVGTLRRGYFRQSSEHFESTRTRGRTPVPENPYSEVGNKTLYVPAKPARRKGMLVKQSNVEDSPEKTCHMPTSPSGPVSMPTTPVERTCSSIPIPTIIVKEPSTSSSGKSSQGSSMEIEPTTPEHPPLTPAVGGSGGLRPEDPLSLSNPFAAAIAGAVRDREKRLEAKKNSIAFQSIDIGDDDLSGPTPTPRLRQSKSIDEGMFSSDERLQRILAPPLAKQLGRPVGGGSGNMTDFNTPEPTVVREPLNTRTGQCPNLDSPVSLPATPPKSHYRANGTYLHPVTGKPLDPNSPLALALAARDRAMKEQQNHPQNQSQNNPQVQQTPKHEAQSLPVQQSHKPDLNQPLFIDTKLRSGIETSFAAISTATMGRPGRGGLQRQMTEQKYESDGAREERQHQALEERKSAPADVADTSQPKSAGLLMVHTSTDVSNKVNNQEAEGQDSNRPSELKDPNQPDPLNSSTLSTPQPPTSRRRSVPLGESMDEPVKLPFRIPPPPLASVDIDEEFEFSEPLPPPLEFANSIDIPDDQASAIAEMIQQQRRNGGPSLPPYHPHAPPPVTDQHRRLANNMPPSYPPPPDPESGVGDSGIEEVDSRSSGDPQHMETTSTVSSISTLSSEGGFCDSALESLYATADGHAFLVDRPPVPPKPKSKSVINRTSLYHDALIEEPPESYGSPPQAPLPPPSSSEPPRTPTQRTSKLWGDQPPELRSPPSTPDSKNTVITELSTILQHMNRDRPTKPGESLDSPTGTRGGFGTRPPIDDSGMRNNAAAATTLTSTPPSSLPSQTHPCSPPDSASSLTPCSSLPPSVSPTLTDVFGLPTPPLGSGGGYSLSSSCGGSGSSRSPSPLTLMQAVAASGKPFASKPMELWSKHDVADWLESLNLGEHRDAFLDNEIEGAHLPSLQKEDLIDLGVTRVGHRMNIERALKLLQDRQAPR